A single genomic interval of Antechinus flavipes isolate AdamAnt ecotype Samford, QLD, Australia chromosome 1, AdamAnt_v2, whole genome shotgun sequence harbors:
- the LOC127543366 gene encoding tryptase-like isoform X1 yields MLGSTGLQRLLPSTHLSWRARAQIIGGEEAPKKEWPWQVSLRKQEDYGEEALWKHFCGGSLIHPEWVLTAASCFFNEEEEPSSYRVQLREQHLYYEDNLMSLSKIVVHSNFTFDNEGADIALLKLTESVQFSNQARPIKLPAASQNFSNTECWVTGWGNTGSEEVLSPPFSLKQVQVPIFDNHDCEQLYHKVSTIAESTRIIPEDMICAGKKGHDICERDTGSPLVCKVEDSWLQAGVASWVENCGENSNRPGVYTNILKYLDWIQKNIQGTLGSISPHSLPNPGL; encoded by the exons ATGCTTGGGTCTACAGGACTGCAGAGGCTTCTTCCATCAACACATCTCTCCTGGAGGGCAAGGGCTCAAATCATTGGGGGTGAGGAAGCCCCAAAGAAGGAATGGCCATGGCAGGTGAGCCTGAGGAAGCAGGAAGATTATGGGGAAGAAGCATTATGGAAGCATTTCTGCGGTGGTTCGCTTATTCACCCTGAGTGGGTATTGACTGCAGCATCCTGCTTTTTCAA TGAGGAAGAGGAACCTTCCAGCTATAGGGTCCAACTAAGGGAGCAACATCTGTATTATGAAGACAATTTGATGTCCTTATCCAAGATTGTGGTCCATTCCAACTTCACTTTTGATAATGAAGGTGCTGACATTGCCCTGCTAAAACTCACAGAGTCCGTCCAGTTTTCCAATCAAGCCAGGCCCATCAAGCTTCCTGCTGCCTCGCAGAACTTCTCCAACACAGAGTGCTGGGTGACTGGCTGGGGTAATACCGGTTCTGAAG AAGTTCTGTCCCCACCATTCTCCCTGAAGCAAGTGCAGGTCCCCATTTTTGACAATCATGACTGTGAACAGCTTTACCATAAGGTTTCTACCATTGCTGAGTCCACAAGGATAATTCCTGAGGATATGATATGTGCTGGTAAAAAAGGACATGACATCTGTGAG aGGGATACTGGATCACCTCTTGTGTGTAAAGTTGAAGACTCTTGGCTTCAGGCTGGTGTGGCAAGCTGGGTAGAAAATTGTGGTGAAAATTCCAACCGCCCTGGAGTCTAcacaaatatcttaaaatatttggaTTGGATCCAGAAGAACATTCAGGGAACTTTGGGCTCAATTTCTCCTCACTCCCTTCCTAATCCTGGACTCTGA
- the LOC127543366 gene encoding tryptase-like isoform X2, whose translation MPQGLQRLLPSTHLSWRARAQIIGGEEAPKKEWPWQVSLRKQEDYGEEALWKHFCGGSLIHPEWVLTAASCFFNEEEEPSSYRVQLREQHLYYEDNLMSLSKIVVHSNFTFDNEGADIALLKLTESVQFSNQARPIKLPAASQNFSNTECWVTGWGNTGSEEVLSPPFSLKQVQVPIFDNHDCEQLYHKVSTIAESTRIIPEDMICAGKKGHDICERDTGSPLVCKVEDSWLQAGVASWVENCGENSNRPGVYTNILKYLDWIQKNIQGTLGSISPHSLPNPGL comes from the exons ATGCCACAAG GACTGCAGAGGCTTCTTCCATCAACACATCTCTCCTGGAGGGCAAGGGCTCAAATCATTGGGGGTGAGGAAGCCCCAAAGAAGGAATGGCCATGGCAGGTGAGCCTGAGGAAGCAGGAAGATTATGGGGAAGAAGCATTATGGAAGCATTTCTGCGGTGGTTCGCTTATTCACCCTGAGTGGGTATTGACTGCAGCATCCTGCTTTTTCAA TGAGGAAGAGGAACCTTCCAGCTATAGGGTCCAACTAAGGGAGCAACATCTGTATTATGAAGACAATTTGATGTCCTTATCCAAGATTGTGGTCCATTCCAACTTCACTTTTGATAATGAAGGTGCTGACATTGCCCTGCTAAAACTCACAGAGTCCGTCCAGTTTTCCAATCAAGCCAGGCCCATCAAGCTTCCTGCTGCCTCGCAGAACTTCTCCAACACAGAGTGCTGGGTGACTGGCTGGGGTAATACCGGTTCTGAAG AAGTTCTGTCCCCACCATTCTCCCTGAAGCAAGTGCAGGTCCCCATTTTTGACAATCATGACTGTGAACAGCTTTACCATAAGGTTTCTACCATTGCTGAGTCCACAAGGATAATTCCTGAGGATATGATATGTGCTGGTAAAAAAGGACATGACATCTGTGAG aGGGATACTGGATCACCTCTTGTGTGTAAAGTTGAAGACTCTTGGCTTCAGGCTGGTGTGGCAAGCTGGGTAGAAAATTGTGGTGAAAATTCCAACCGCCCTGGAGTCTAcacaaatatcttaaaatatttggaTTGGATCCAGAAGAACATTCAGGGAACTTTGGGCTCAATTTCTCCTCACTCCCTTCCTAATCCTGGACTCTGA